From Polaribacter haliotis:
TAAATGGTAAACATTCTTTAGAACCTTTAAAAAATAAAAAAGGATTCTTATTTTCTTATTCAGTTTTAGAAAAACTGATGGATAATGAAGCAAAACACCATACAAAAACACTTACAAATAAAGAAAACAGGAATATTCGCTCTTTGTCTAGTGGCGAACAAAAAAAAGCATTACTAAATTATGTAATGTTGCAAAATCCAGATTTTTTAATTTTAGATAGTCCTTTCGATAGTTTAGATGCAACTTCAGTAATAGCTTTAAAAAAAAGACTTGTCCAGTTATCTTCAAAGATAAATATTATTCAAATTTTTAACAGAGAAGAAGAAGTTCTACCTATAATTACTCATGTATTAGAAATAGAAAATGATAAAATTATTAAGGAAATTCTAATTGAAAATTATAATTTTAAAATTGAAAATTTCGTTTTTAATGGCGAAATCCCAAAATCGTCAACAGCTTATAAAACGATAGAAAGCCCACTAATATCTTTTAAAAATGTAAACGTTATTTATGATGAAAATCAAATTTTAAACAACATAAATTGGACAATTCATCAAAACGAATTTTGGCAATTAATTGGTCCAAATGGTTCTGGTAAATCGACTATTTTATCGATGATTTATGGAAATAATGTAAAAGCTTACAGACAAGATGTTTATTTATTTGGAAAGAAAAAAGGAACTGGAGAAAGTGTTTGGGACATTAAACGTAAAATCGGTTATTTTAGCCCAAATATATTAGAGTTATTTCATAGAAAACAAACTGTAAAACAAATGGTTATATCTGGTTTTTATGACAGTGTTGGTTTATATAAAGTTCCATCTACATTGCAAAATGCGACTGCAGAAAACTGGATAAAATTATTAAATTTAGAAATTGATAAAGATATTGCTATCCAAAATATATCTATTCCAAAACAGCGTTTGGTTTTAATTGCCAGGGCAATGATAAAAAACCCTCCATTGTTAATTTTAGATGAACCATTAATAAATTTAGACGAAAAAGGAACAGCAATTGTTGTTGCTTTAATTAATAAAATTGCAAAAGAAAGTAACACAACTGTACTTTTTGTTTCCCATAGAATTGTAAAAGATATCCAGCCAGATTTTACGTACGAACTTACACCAACAAAAAATGGTTCTTTAGGAAACGTAAAAAAAGATTAATTCTTCTCTTCTAACATTGGCACAAAAGCAAAATCTCCTAATTCGTGTTTTTCGAATTCTTTGGCAGATTTTCTGATAAATAATGTCATAATTTGCGTTTTATCGCCAACAGGAATTAACAACATCCCTCCTATTTTTAGTTGCGATAATAACGGATTTGGTACAAAAGGTGCTCCAGCAGTTACTATAATTTTATCGAAAGGTGCTTTTTCTTTTAATCCTTTATAACCATCTCCAAATATGAATTTCTTAGGCTTGTAACCTAATTTGGGCAAGAATAAAGAAGTTCTTTTAAATAGCTCTTTTTGCCTTTCTATGGAATATACTTCTGCTTTTAACTCTAGAAGAACAGCTGTTTGATAACCAGAACCAGTTCCTATTTCCAGTACTTTATCCTCTGGCTTTATCTCTAAAGTTTGCGATTGAAAAGCAACAGTATAGGGCATAGAAATGGTTTGATCTGCTGCAATAGGGAATGCTTTATCTTGATAAGCATGATCTTCGAAACTTGAATCTATAAATAAATGACGAGGAATTTTACGCACTGCATTCAACACATTTTCATCTGTTATACCTTTTGCTTTTAAAACAGCAGCTAACTGATTTCTACGTCCTTGATGTTTTGATGTATCTTTCACTTATAAGAGTTTTCTAAAGTCTAAAAATAACAATAAATCTAAATACATTCCTATAAAATCGTATCTTTGTTTTTGTCGAAATCTTTTGATAATATATAACTAAATTAATGTCGTTAACAGCAATAATAACGATGTAATCTTTTTAATAAACAGATTGCTTCACTAACGTTCGCAATGACTAAAATATAAGAATTTATGCTAAAAGCTGGAGTTTTAGGTGCTGGACATCTGGGAAAAATTCATTTACGTTTATTACAACAATCAGAAAAATACGAATTGGTTGGTTTTTACGATCCGTTTACAGAAAATGCACAAAAAGTTGCCAAAGAATTTGGTTACAAATTGTTCGATTCTATGGAAAGTTTAATGGATGCTGTGGAAGTTGTAGATATTGTAACTCCAACTTTATCTCATTTCGAGTGTGCAAAAATGGCGATTGAAAAAGGCTGTCATATTTTTGTTGAAAAGCCAATTACTAAAACTGTTTTAGAAGCGGAAGCTATTAAAACGTTGGCAAGTCAGAATCATGTGCAAGGTCAAGTTGGTCATGTAGAGCGTTTCAACCCTGCTTTTACTGCTGTAAGTGATAAAATAAACAACCCAATGTTTATTGAAACACACAGATTGGCAGAATTTAATCCAAGAGGAACAGATGTTCCTGTAGTTTTAGATTTAATGATTCATGATATTGATATTATTCTTTCTGTGGTAGATTCTAAAGTGAAGAATGTGCACGCAAGTGGAATTTCTGTAATTTCTGAAACGCCTGATATTGCAAATGCAAGAATTGAATTTGAAAATGGCTGTGTTGCGAACTTAACTGCCAGCAGAATTTCGATGAAGAACATGCGTAAATCAAGATTTTTTCAAAAAGATGCCTATATTTCTGTTGATTTTTTAGAGAAAGTTTCTGAAGTTGTTAGAATGAAAGATGTTCCTGAAAATCCGGATGAATTTGCTATGATTCTACAAAACGCAGAAGGTGTAAAAAAACAAATTTATTTTGACAATCCTGACGTTGAACCTAATAATGCCATTTTAGATGAATTAGAATCTTTTGCAGATGCTATTGAAAACGGAACAAAACCTGTAGTTTCTTTACATGCAGGAACTGAAGCTTTACGTATTGCTCAAATGGTGATTGACTGTTTTTAGAAAGCCCATCCTTAATCCTTCCCAAAGGGAAGGAAACACTCTTGAGGATTGACTTACTCAAAATAAACTTAAATAATATCATTTTATGATATTTAAAAATACTTTTTTAATAATAAAATTTTTATTCGCCCGAGTAAGAATTCCTTCCCTTTGGGAAGGTTAGGATGGGCTTTTTTATATGAAAAACATAGCAGTAATTGGTGCTGGAACCATGGGAAATGGAATCGCACATACATTCGCACAATTCAATTATAATGTTCATTTAATCGATGTTTCGCAAGGTGCTTTAGACAAAGGAATGGCAACAATCTCTAAAAATTTAGACAGAATGGTTGCGAAAGAAAAAATTTCTGAAGCCGATAAAACACAAACATTAGCAAACATTACCACTTTTACAACGATAAAAGATGGTGCTAAAAATGTAGATTTAGTTGTGGAAGCTGCCACAGAAAACGTTTCTTTAAAATCGAAAATTTTTAAAGAATTGGATGAAGTTTGCAACGAAAACACAATTTTGGCAACAAATACTTCCTCAATTTCTATTACTCAAATCGCAGCTGTTACTAATAGACCCGAAAAAGTTATTGGAATGCACTTTATGAATCCAGTGCCAATTATGAAATTGGTTGAGATTATTAGAGGTTACAATACGACTGATAATGTGATGAATACGATTGTAGATTTGTCTAAAAAAGTGAATAAAATTCCGGTTGAAGTGAATGATTATCCTGGTTTTGTTGCAAACAGAATTTTAATGCCAATGATTAATGAATCCATTGAAACGTTATATAATGGTGTTGCTGGCGTTAAAGAAATTGACACAGTTATGATGTTGGGAATGGCACATCCAATGGGACCTTTGCAATTGGCAGATTTTATTGGTTTAGATGTTTGTTTGTCTATTTTAAATGTAATGCATGATGGTTTTAAAAACCCTAAATATGCTCCTTGCCCTCTATTGGTAAATATGGTAATGGCTGGAAAATTAGGAATAAAATCTGGCGAAGGTTTTTATGATTATTCAGAAAGTAGAAAAGCGGAAAGAGTTGCTAAAATGTTTTCATAATTATTTTTATGAAATATAAATATATCCTTTTTTTACTTCTTTTCTTATCTACTTTTAAAATGATGAGTCAAGATGTGAAAAAAAAAATTTCTAATGTAAAAAAAGTAGGTTTTTTATATAATAATGCAAATGATAAAAATTTTCTTTTTAATGATAAAGATTACTCCTACTCCACTAATACCTATAAATTTCAATTATTTTATAATTTAGGAAAATGGAAATCTTTAGATTTTGAATTGATTGTGCAACCACAATATCAAGTTTTAAAACACCAATTACAAAACAAGTTTTTTATATTACCAACAGAAGAAAATTTTGAATCTAAAGTAGCAGAATTTACTTCACCAAAAACAATGCATTTGTATGCTTTTGAATTAGGTTTTGCAATTAAAAAGAAAATATTTAAAAAAGTAGACTTTCAATTAACAGTTGGTTTGGGAGTTGGAACAATTGATACCAGAACAGAGCGTTTGGCAAAAGGTTTTACTTTTATTGAAAATGGTTCTCTTGGTTTTTCTTACAAAACCTCAACAAACACATATTTATATTTGGGTAGCAATATTGGTCACATTTCTAATTTTAATACACAAAAACCAAACAATGGTTACAATATTGTAGGTTTTGAAATTGGGTTTTCTTATCGTTTGCAATAGAAATATTATAATTTTTTAAACTTTTTTAAATGACTATAAATCAAAAAAAATCCTGTAAAAATTAAAGTTTTACAGGAATTTTTTAATTTGAAATTATACCTACAAGATTTTAAAAATCTTCCAGTAAAAAATTACTATTTACCTAACCAAGAATTTAACATCCAAATAGTTTTTTCTTGTTCTGCGATAAAATCACTCATCATAGAATTTGTTCCTTCGTCATTTGCTTCGTCAGATAAATCTAAAATTTCTCTTTCGATTTTTAATAATTCTGATAAAGAATTTACCACCAGATTTACAGCTTCCACATCTTCAGAAATATCTTTTCCAACGGGTACAGAAGAATTATCTATATAATCTGTAAAAGTGTGTAATGGTTTCCCTTGTAAGGTTAAAATACGTTCTGCGATGTCGTCGATTTTTACTTGAGAATCTGTATAAAACTCTTCGAACTTCACATGTAATTCAAAGAAATTTTTTCCTTTAATATTCCAATGTAATCCTCTTAGATTCTGATAATATATTTGAAAGTTTGATAATAATCCGTTTAAATTATCTACTAAATTTGCGCTTTCTTTTTTGTCTAATCCTAATATTGATTTGCTCATTTTATTTATTTTTTTATATTCATTTATATTCATTTATATTAATACTACAAATTTATGAGAAATTAAATGGGTATAACTATAATTATTATTGATAGTTTTAATATCTTTATCAAAATTTACTATAACAATGACAATTACCCAATTAAAATACGTTTTATCGGTTGCAGAATATCAAAATTTTACGGTTGCAGCAGAACATAGTTTTGTTACCCAGCCTACTTTAAGCATGCAAATTCAAAAATTAGAAGAAGAACTTGGTGTAAAAATATTTAATAGATCTAAAAAACCAATTGAATTAACAGAAGTTGGAAAAAAGATTGTAGAACAAGCAAAAGTTATTGTAGATGAAAGCAATAGAATTTTAGATATTGTACATCAACAAAAAGGATTTATTGGAGGAGAATTTAAATTAGGAATTATCCCAACCATAATGCCTACTTTATTACCAATGTTTTTAAACAGTTTTACGAAGAAATACCCAAAAGTAAAATTAATTATCGAAGAATTAACTACAGAAGAAATCATTAGAAAATTAGCAGATGGACATATAGATGCTGCAATTGCTGCAACTCCGTTAGAAAATGAAGCCATAAAAGAAAGACCTTTATATTATGAACCTTTTGTTGGTTTAATTCCACAAAATCATCGTCTTTTTAATGAAAAAGTAATCGCTCCTGACGAATTAGAAATGGACGATATTTTGCTTTTAGAAGATGGACATTGCTTTAAAGAAAGTGTAATTAATTTATGTAGAACTTTTAAAACCGATAACAAAAAATCGTTTCAATTAGCTAGTGGAAGTTTCGATACTTTAATAAAGTTAACTAAAGAAGGTTTGGGAATGACCTTATTACCTTATTTACATACTTTAGATTTAAATGATGTGGATAAATCTCATTTACGTGAATTTACAAATCCTCCACCAGCAAGAGAAGTAAGTTTAATTTACCATAAATCTCAATTAAAAATGCAGCTAATTGAAGCATTAAAAAAGACTATTGATGGTGTTGTAAGAGGTGCAATTTCATTTTCTGATGTGAAAATTATTAGCCCTTTGAATAAAAAATAATAATTACCTTTTTCTAAATAAAAAAACCAAATGTTCTTTAACTTTTGGTTTTTTATTTTAGTAAACTTTTCTTCTTTAATTTTTTATAATTCTCTTGTAAACAGATTTAGAATTTTCAGAAATAACTTTCACAAAATATATTCCTTCTGGATAATTCTCTATATTTATTTTCTCTATTAAACTATTTACATCTTTCGACAAAATTTCTTTGCCATTTACATCATATAAAACCACTTTTAAAAGTTTTACAAAATTAGATTTAATCGTAATATTTGCTGATGTTGGATTTGGATACAAAGAAATTGTTTTTTCTAAAGTTTTATCATCTTCGATATTTAAAGCTGCACCTTTTACTTTAACTATGGCATTTTTAGAACTAACATTGTTGTTTGTATCTGTAACTGTTAAGGTTACAATATTATCACCAACATCTGTCGCTGTAAAATCTGTTTTAGATAAAACTATCGATTTTATTCCACAATTATCTGTAGAACCATTATCTATATCTCCAGTTGTAATAAAAGCTTTTCCATCATTATCTAACTCAATTTCAAAATCTTTAGTCAAAACAACTGGTTTTGTAACATCGTTAATTACTACTTTTTGAGTTGTTGTAGCGATGTTTCCATTTCCATCATCGAATTTCCAAGTAATTGTATGTTCTCCTTGCGAATTATAAGTCAATGCATCTGTGGTAGTTCCTGTAATTACTCCTTTACAAGCGTCATTTGCTGTAGGAATGTTTGTAATTGTAACTGCACATTCTGAATTTGTATCTGCAATTGTTGGAGCAACTGGTTTTGTAACATCGTTAATTACTACTTTTTGAGTTGTTGTTGAAATGTTTCCATTTCCATCATCGAATTTCCAAGTAATTACGTGTTCTCCTTGTGAATTGTAGGTCAATGAATCTGTGGTAGTTCCTGTAATTACTCCTTTACATGCGTCATTTGCTGTAGGAATATCAGTAATTGTAACTGCACATTCTGAATTTGTATCTGCAATTGTTGGTGCAACTGGTTTTGTTACATCAGAAATGTTTACTTTTTGAGTTGATGTTGAAATGTTTCTATTTCCATCGTCAAATTTCCAAGTAATTACGTGTTCTCCTTGTGAATTATAGGTTAATGCATCTGTGGTTGTTCCTGTAATTACTCCATTACAGGCATCATTTGCTGTTGGGATTTCTGTAATTGTAACTGCACATTCTGAATTTGTATCTGCAATTGTTGGTGCAACTGGTTTTGTTACATCAGAAATGTTTACTTTTTGAGTTGATGTTGAAATGTTTCCATTTCCATCGTCAAATTTCCAAGTAATTACGTGTTCTCCTTGTGAATTATAGGTTAATGCATCTGTGGTTGTTCCTGTAATTACTCCATTACAGGCATCATTTGCTGTTGGAATATCTGTAATTGTAACTGCACATTCTGAATTTGTATCTGCAATTGTTGGTGCAACTGGTTTTGTTACATCAGAAATGTTTACTTTTTGAGTTGATGTTGAAATGTTTCCATTTCCATCGTCAAATTTCCAAGTAATTACGTGTTCTCCTTGTGAATTATAGGTCAATGCATCAGTTGTTGTTCCTGTAATTACTCCTTTACAAGCATCGTTTGCTGTTGGAATTTCTGTAATTGTAACTGCACATTCTGAATTTGTATCTGCAATTGT
This genomic window contains:
- a CDS encoding 3-hydroxybutyryl-CoA dehydrogenase; protein product: MKNIAVIGAGTMGNGIAHTFAQFNYNVHLIDVSQGALDKGMATISKNLDRMVAKEKISEADKTQTLANITTFTTIKDGAKNVDLVVEAATENVSLKSKIFKELDEVCNENTILATNTSSISITQIAAVTNRPEKVIGMHFMNPVPIMKLVEIIRGYNTTDNVMNTIVDLSKKVNKIPVEVNDYPGFVANRILMPMINESIETLYNGVAGVKEIDTVMMLGMAHPMGPLQLADFIGLDVCLSILNVMHDGFKNPKYAPCPLLVNMVMAGKLGIKSGEGFYDYSESRKAERVAKMFS
- a CDS encoding Gfo/Idh/MocA family protein, with protein sequence MLKAGVLGAGHLGKIHLRLLQQSEKYELVGFYDPFTENAQKVAKEFGYKLFDSMESLMDAVEVVDIVTPTLSHFECAKMAIEKGCHIFVEKPITKTVLEAEAIKTLASQNHVQGQVGHVERFNPAFTAVSDKINNPMFIETHRLAEFNPRGTDVPVVLDLMIHDIDIILSVVDSKVKNVHASGISVISETPDIANARIEFENGCVANLTASRISMKNMRKSRFFQKDAYISVDFLEKVSEVVRMKDVPENPDEFAMILQNAEGVKKQIYFDNPDVEPNNAILDELESFADAIENGTKPVVSLHAGTEALRIAQMVIDCF
- a CDS encoding ATP-binding cassette domain-containing protein → MENIHFAINNSALLPKSKLLNNILNGKHSLEPLKNKKGFLFSYSVLEKLMDNEAKHHTKTLTNKENRNIRSLSSGEQKKALLNYVMLQNPDFLILDSPFDSLDATSVIALKKRLVQLSSKINIIQIFNREEEVLPIITHVLEIENDKIIKEILIENYNFKIENFVFNGEIPKSSTAYKTIESPLISFKNVNVIYDENQILNNINWTIHQNEFWQLIGPNGSGKSTILSMIYGNNVKAYRQDVYLFGKKKGTGESVWDIKRKIGYFSPNILELFHRKQTVKQMVISGFYDSVGLYKVPSTLQNATAENWIKLLNLEIDKDIAIQNISIPKQRLVLIARAMIKNPPLLILDEPLINLDEKGTAIVVALINKIAKESNTTVLFVSHRIVKDIQPDFTYELTPTKNGSLGNVKKD
- a CDS encoding hydrogen peroxide-inducible genes activator, which translates into the protein MTITQLKYVLSVAEYQNFTVAAEHSFVTQPTLSMQIQKLEEELGVKIFNRSKKPIELTEVGKKIVEQAKVIVDESNRILDIVHQQKGFIGGEFKLGIIPTIMPTLLPMFLNSFTKKYPKVKLIIEELTTEEIIRKLADGHIDAAIAATPLENEAIKERPLYYEPFVGLIPQNHRLFNEKVIAPDELEMDDILLLEDGHCFKESVINLCRTFKTDNKKSFQLASGSFDTLIKLTKEGLGMTLLPYLHTLDLNDVDKSHLREFTNPPPAREVSLIYHKSQLKMQLIEALKKTIDGVVRGAISFSDVKIISPLNKK
- a CDS encoding protein-L-isoaspartate(D-aspartate) O-methyltransferase, which produces MKDTSKHQGRRNQLAAVLKAKGITDENVLNAVRKIPRHLFIDSSFEDHAYQDKAFPIAADQTISMPYTVAFQSQTLEIKPEDKVLEIGTGSGYQTAVLLELKAEVYSIERQKELFKRTSLFLPKLGYKPKKFIFGDGYKGLKEKAPFDKIIVTAGAPFVPNPLLSQLKIGGMLLIPVGDKTQIMTLFIRKSAKEFEKHELGDFAFVPMLEEKN
- a CDS encoding Dps family protein, with amino-acid sequence MSKSILGLDKKESANLVDNLNGLLSNFQIYYQNLRGLHWNIKGKNFFELHVKFEEFYTDSQVKIDDIAERILTLQGKPLHTFTDYIDNSSVPVGKDISEDVEAVNLVVNSLSELLKIEREILDLSDEANDEGTNSMMSDFIAEQEKTIWMLNSWLGK
- a CDS encoding acyloxyacyl hydrolase — translated: MKYKYILFLLLFLSTFKMMSQDVKKKISNVKKVGFLYNNANDKNFLFNDKDYSYSTNTYKFQLFYNLGKWKSLDFELIVQPQYQVLKHQLQNKFFILPTEENFESKVAEFTSPKTMHLYAFELGFAIKKKIFKKVDFQLTVGLGVGTIDTRTERLAKGFTFIENGSLGFSYKTSTNTYLYLGSNIGHISNFNTQKPNNGYNIVGFEIGFSYRLQ